Below is a window of Sulfurimonas sp. DNA.
TAGAAAACGGCTATCTAAAGCCAGATATTATCGAGTAATCTGGTCTCGCCTACTTTAACTTCAACCAAAATTATAGTATTACCGATCTCAACATTTTCTACTTTATTAAACTCACGGTCCAAGATCTCCACATAAAATACTTCTAACGGGCTTAGATAATCCAACATTTTTTCTTGTATCTCTTTAGTGTCCAAAACTTTCTTTGCTATCAAATTAGATGCAAGGTTTAAAGATCCCGGAATTTTCAGGGCTTCTTTCCTTTGCTCTTTAGATAAGTAAACATTTCTACTGCTAAGTGCTAAACCATCAGAATCTCTTTTTGTATCTATTGGAACAATTTCTACGTTCATAAAAAGTTGTTTAACCATTAAAGTGATAAGGTTTAATTGCTGAGCATCTTTTTTACCAAAGTATGCACGCGTAGGTTTTACTATATTTAAAAGTTTATTTACAACTGTTAATACGCCGTTAAAATGTGTAGGTCTTGTATGCCCTTCTAGTACATACCCACGTACATTTGGTGCTAAAAGTGATACTTCATCATCTCCATATATATCTTCAGCATTTGGAAAAAATAGAACATCGACGCCTGAGAGTTCACAAATCTTTTTATCAGCTTCATCTTTACGTGGGTATTTATCAAGGTCTTCATCTTTTGAAAACTGTGTTGGATTCACAAAAATTGAAACTACTACAAATTCATTATTTTTTCTTGCTTCTTTTATAAGTGAAATATGCCCTTCATGTAGAGCACCCATAGTTGGAACAAAACCGATAGTTTTATCTAAAGTTTTAACATAATTATTTAATTCATGTGGGTTTGAAATTATCTTCATTTTCTTACCTAATGTGTTATAATTCCGCAATTATACTATTTTTTACGGACTATTTATGGACAACTATGAATATACAGAACTATTAAAAACTTTATCTATAAAAATGGACAATATTACAGGCGTAGTTGAACCAAATAAACTTCAAAACAGACTAAAAGAGATTGAAGAGATTGAGAATGATCCTGAGTTTTGGAACGATGCAAAAAATGCCGCTAAAATTCAAAAAGAAAAAACTCAGTGTGAGCGTAAACTAGAAAAGTACAATATAGCAAATGAAGCTATTGAAGATGCAAAAGACCTATATGAGATGGCTAAAGAAGAAAATGATGAAGACTCAATAGAGTCACTTTTTGAAGATGCACCGAACTTAGAAGAGCAGATTAAAAAAATGGAGCTTGAAGTACTACTAAGTGGTGAAAGCGATGCAAATAATGCTATTCTTTCTATTCACCCTGGTGCAGGAGGGACTGAAAGTCAGGACTGGGCATCGATGCTTCTTCGTATGTATAAAAGATGGGCTGAAAGACGTGGTTTTAAAGTCGAAACACTTGATTACCAGGTAGGTGAAGAAGCAGGTATAAAAGACGTATCTATAATCATTAAGGGCGAAAACGCTTACGGGTATTTAAAAGTTGAAAACGGTATTCATCGTTTAGTTAGAATAAGTCCGTTTGATTCAAATGCAAAACGCCATACATCTTTCTCATCTGTAATGGTGTCACCAGAGATTGATGACAATATCGAAATAGATATTGAAGACAAAGATATCCGTATAGATACATACCGTGCATCTGGTGCAGGTGGACAACATGTAAATAAAACAGAATCTGCTATTCGTATAACGCATATTGAAACAGGTGTAGTTGTTCAGTGTCAAAATGACAGATCTCAGCATAAAAACAAAGCGACTGCAATGAAGATGTTAAAATCACGTCTATATGAGCTTGAACTTGAAGCACAAAAAGCTGAACAAGACGGTGTTGCAAAAAGTGAGATTGGATGGGGACATCAGATCCGTTCATACGTAATGCAACCGTATCAACAAGTAAAAGATACAAGAAGCAATGAGGCTTATTCAAATGTAAGCGGTATTTTAGACGGTGATATAGATGCCATTATTGAGGGTGTGCTTATAGCTAGCAATAAGGCATAGCCCTAAGCGTATGGAACTTTTTTCAAAGAAAAATGTTCACGGAAGCTTAGAATAGAGGCTAGGTTTCTTCTAGCCTTAGCTAGAAGTATAAAAATGAATTAATCATCATTCTTGTTAGATATAAAGCTATATCCAAGGAATATGACTCCTGCTATCATCATAATTATTAATGTGTATCTTAACTGGTCTTCTCTGGTGTTTTTGAATCTTTCTGCAATTTCACTGGCATCAGGTTCTCTTTTAGCAGTGCCTCCACCACCCATTTGTGAAGCTATTCTGGCTTCCATTCTTGCTACATTGGCTGCAGCGATTTCATTTTCAGTATAACCTTTTTTCGGTGCCGTCCAAAAAAATGCAGCTATTGAAATAACTAGTAACAATGATCCTAAAGTTCTAAATATTGCTATCTGATGTTTTAAAAAAAATTCCAATCTTAACTCCAAAAAAATAAATACTATATTATCTATTTAAACATTAAGATCATTTGATTTAACAATTTCAAATCTATATGTTTACTCATTTCTGTTTTCATAAGTTTTAAAGCTTCAAAAGATGTCATCGCTTTTTTATAACTTCTCTCACTAGTTAGTGCATCAAAGATATCACACATACCAACAATTTTTGCATATATAGGTATCTCTTCATTATAAAGCCCATTAGGATAGCCTGAACCGTCCATCTTTTCATGGTGATACTTTATACCTTCTAATACTTTTTTATTTTTAATACCAAGCTTTAAACCTAAACTAACTCCAAAAGATGGATGTTTTTTCATTGTATCAAACTCATCTTTTGTAAGCGAACCATTTTTATTGATAATTTTACTATCAATTTTGCTTTTTCCAAGATCGTGTAAAAGTGCTGCTTCACCTAACTCTGCAAGTTCACTGGCTTTAAAACCTAAAAAGTTTCCTAAGCTTAAAGCATATATTGATACGTTTATAGAATGTGTGTGCGTATAGTAATCATGTGTAGCAATCTGCATAAGAGATTTAATTGCAAAATCTTCATCTAATACACTATCCACAAGTTCGTTTACTACTTTTTTAGACTCTTTGTAGTTACTTAATTTTTCTGGATTATTAAAGAGTTCATTTAATGCATTAGAAGCATTTTTATACATTGTATCTATTTTTTGTGTAAATGTAATCGGGTTACCTACAGATGGTTTCTTTCCAAAATGTGCTTCATAAAACTGTTCATAACTCGAGTGTTCACTTCTATCTACATATAAATTTTTTACTTTATTTATAAAAAGCAAATCATTGTTTTCTAATAAAACTCCCTTTTGCTTAACTTGCTTAATCTGTGTGTTCTCACGTATGGAGCAATATATTGCAAAATCATAAGCACAGCCTTCAGCTATTATGCTTTTATCAATTGATATATATTTGCCCTCTTGCATTGAAACTCCGCTTTTATTAATGGATAAGATTTTACTTCTTTGTATATTAATCTTTCTTTAACTATTTATATTTAATTTACCACTAAATATAACATAAGTATTTTAAGTAAGTCTATATTAATCGATACTATGTCAATATTTCATTATGAATATACTAAAAGAGTTTTCCATAAATGACAAATGTTCATATCTAGACAACCTTGAACAAACTATGCACTATAAAATAATAGATGAGTGTTCTCAAAATAAGTGTGAAGATTTTATAGAAAGAGGTTTTAGACGTTTTGGCAAGATGTATTTCCGTCCAATTTGCGAAAGTTGTGATGAGTGTAAAAGCATTAAAATAGACGTTAAAAACTTCAATTTTTCAAAGTCACAAAGAAGAGTTTTGAGAAAAGCGGAAAATTTAAAATCTATAATTCAAAAGCCTACATTAACAAAAAGCCATATTGAACTTTTTGAAAAATACCATCTTCATATGAAGGATGAAAAAGGTTGGGAATATTCCCCTACTACAGCTCAAGGCTATTACAACTCTTTTGTAAGTGGTGCTAATGAATTTGGTTATGAAGTTTTATACTTTGATAATGAAAAACTAATTGGAGTTGATCTTATAGACATATTGCCTAATGGGATATCTTCTATTTATTTCTATTACGATCCAGATTATAAAAAATTTGCCTTAGGTAAACTATCTATGTATTTACAAATTAAGTTTGCTAAAGAGGCTAATAAAGATTGGATATATATGGGATACTACGTAAAAGATTGTCCATCTCTTTCTTATAAGTCACACTATGAGCCATATCTAACGTTAGAGGGAAGACCTAATGAAGGAGATGAGCTTACTTGGTTTTAAGCTCTTTTTTCTGTTCTTCTCTAATCTTTTCTTTTTTCTTTTTTAACTCTTCTTCTAAAGATTTTACAATTGCCTCTTGTTTTTCTTTGTCTTTTGCTCTAATTCTTTTGATATTAGCTTTCTCTATTTCTTCTTTAGTTGGTCCTTTATATACTTTCTTTTTATTTTTCTTTTTTTCATCTTCTGCAACAAACTCTTCTATCACTGTGCCATTGATGTCTAAATGTTCTTTATGCTCGTAGTAGTACTTTTTAATTTCAGGTTTGTATCTAGTTGTATCTATAAGACCTGTTTTTATCATCTCTAAAAATAAGTTATTGTTTTGCTTCTCTATAGAGTTTAAAAAAAATCTTTTAACTCTCATAAGATAAAAATCATTTGTTTTAGCAAGTTCTCTTAACTTTTTTAAATATTCATCTTTTGTTACACTTAGATTACCATTATCAATATTAAAACCGATATTTTTTATAACACTAACTAGGACAGCATAATCTTCGATTTTTTGTTTTTCATTTTCAAAATATTTATATTTAGGTAGTTCTTGAATGCTATCAACTTTATTATATATTTTATCACCAAGAGCAGAATATACTTTTGGATTAAGTGCAAATACTTGAAGTGTCAATATAGTGATCAGTAATATTATTTTCATTGTTAAGCCATATTTTTTTCAAATTATAGCAAATTTAGTACCAACTAAGAGATAATCATATAAAATATTTCTATGATTAATATAATAAAAAAAGAACTAATAATATACGCTGCACTTTTAACTGTGCTTATTGTGCTTATGCATCCAGATATGTTGTCCGACCCTACTGCTAGACTTGGACTTATGCAAGAAAAAGGTAATTATATACATCCATTATTGTATACGTTTATAATATATTTGGTGTTGTATTTTTTCCGCTTTATTTTTAGCTTTATAATGAAGTTTTTTGATAAAAAGAATAGATAGAATTTAGATTTGAAAGGACGTTTCACCAAAAGGTGAAACAAAAGAGATAGTTAATAATTAACCGTTTCTCTTTTTGATGATCTCTTCAGATACATTTCTTGGAACTTCTTCATAGTGATCAAATTCCATAGAGTATGTAGCACGACCCTGAGTTGATGAACGTAAATCTGTAGAGTAACCGAACATTTCAGATAATGGTACATGTGCGTCAACGATTTTGTTTCCGCTTCTGTCACTCATAGAGTTAACTTGACCACGACGACGGTTAAGGTCACCGATAACGTCACCCATATACTCTTCAGGTACTTCAACTTCAACTTTCATTAATGGCTCAAGGATCTTAGCATTTGCTTCACGAGCAGCTTCTTTGAAACCGATAGATGCAGCGATTTTGAATGACATCTCATTTGAATCCACATCGTGATATGAACCATCGTAAAGAGTGATCTCGATATCTTCGATTGGATAACCAGCAAGTACACCATTTTTCATAGATTCTTCCATACCTTTTTCAATAGCAGGAATGTACTCTTTAGGGATAACACCACCTTTAATATCGTTGTTAAAGATAAGACCTGAACCAGCTTCAGCAGGTTTCATTTTGAATACAACGTGACCATATTGTCCACGACCACCAGATTGTTTAGCGTATTTGTAGTTTTTGTCAACTTCAGTTGTAATAGCTTCACGGTAAGATACCTGTGGAGCACCAACTTCAGCTTCAACTTTAAACTCACGCATCATACGATCAACAATGATCTCAAGGTGTAACTCACCCATACCAGAAATAATAGTTTGACCAGTCTCTTCATCAGTGTGAACACGGAAAGATGGATCTTCTGCAGCTAGTTTACCTAGTGCGATACCCATTTTTTCTTGGTCAGCTTTAGTTTTTGGCTCAACTGCAACTGAGATTACCGGCTCTGGGAAGTCCATACGCTCAAGTACAACTTTATCTTTCTCAGAACATAAAGTATCACCAGTAGTAGTGTTTTTAAGACCAACAACCGCACCGATCTCACCAGCGTAGATCTCTTTAACTTCTTCACGTTTAATAGCGTGCATCATCATGATACGCCCTATTCTCTCTTTTTTATCTTTTGTAGAGTTGTGAACGTATGAACCAGATTCTAAAG
It encodes the following:
- the panC gene encoding pantoate--beta-alanine ligase; protein product: MKIISNPHELNNYVKTLDKTIGFVPTMGALHEGHISLIKEARKNNEFVVVSIFVNPTQFSKDEDLDKYPRKDEADKKICELSGVDVLFFPNAEDIYGDDEVSLLAPNVRGYVLEGHTRPTHFNGVLTVVNKLLNIVKPTRAYFGKKDAQQLNLITLMVKQLFMNVEIVPIDTKRDSDGLALSSRNVYLSKEQRKEALKIPGSLNLASNLIAKKVLDTKEIQEKMLDYLSPLEVFYVEILDREFNKVENVEIGNTIILVEVKVGETRLLDNIWL
- the prfB gene encoding peptide chain release factor 2 yields the protein MDNYEYTELLKTLSIKMDNITGVVEPNKLQNRLKEIEEIENDPEFWNDAKNAAKIQKEKTQCERKLEKYNIANEAIEDAKDLYEMAKEENDEDSIESLFEDAPNLEEQIKKMELEVLLSGESDANNAILSIHPGAGGTESQDWASMLLRMYKRWAERRGFKVETLDYQVGEEAGIKDVSIIIKGENAYGYLKVENGIHRLVRISPFDSNAKRHTSFSSVMVSPEIDDNIEIDIEDKDIRIDTYRASGAGGQHVNKTESAIRITHIETGVVVQCQNDRSQHKNKATAMKMLKSRLYELELEAQKAEQDGVAKSEIGWGHQIRSYVMQPYQQVKDTRSNEAYSNVSGILDGDIDAIIEGVLIASNKA
- a CDS encoding HD-GYP domain-containing protein, with product MQEGKYISIDKSIIAEGCAYDFAIYCSIRENTQIKQVKQKGVLLENNDLLFINKVKNLYVDRSEHSSYEQFYEAHFGKKPSVGNPITFTQKIDTMYKNASNALNELFNNPEKLSNYKESKKVVNELVDSVLDEDFAIKSLMQIATHDYYTHTHSINVSIYALSLGNFLGFKASELAELGEAALLHDLGKSKIDSKIINKNGSLTKDEFDTMKKHPSFGVSLGLKLGIKNKKVLEGIKYHHEKMDGSGYPNGLYNEEIPIYAKIVGMCDIFDALTSERSYKKAMTSFEALKLMKTEMSKHIDLKLLNQMILMFK
- the fusA gene encoding elongation factor G — encoded protein: MARSHKLEDVRNIGIAAHIDAGKTTTTERILFYTGVEHKIGEVHDGAATMDWMEQEQERGITITSAATTCTWDGKQINIIDTPGHVDFTIEVERSMRVLDGAVSVFCAVGGVQPQSETVWRQRNRYGVPSIVFVNKYDRTGADFYEVERQIRERLKGNPVPIQLPIGAEDKFEGVIDLVQMKEIVWDEDAAMGSAYNTQDIRADYQDKAEEYREKMIEEIASVDGQEELMEKFLEGEEISNEEIKAAIKAATIAMHIVPMTVGTAFKNKGVQTLLDAVVDYLPAPTEVAAIKGTMMDDETKEVTVESTDNGPFASLAFKIMTDPFVGQLTFIRVYRGSLESGSYVHNSTKDKKERIGRIMMMHAIKREEVKEIYAGEIGAVVGLKNTTTGDTLCSEKDKVVLERMDFPEPVISVAVEPKTKADQEKMGIALGKLAAEDPSFRVHTDEETGQTIISGMGELHLEIIVDRMMREFKVEAEVGAPQVSYREAITTEVDKNYKYAKQSGGRGQYGHVVFKMKPAEAGSGLIFNNDIKGGVIPKEYIPAIEKGMEESMKNGVLAGYPIEDIEITLYDGSYHDVDSNEMSFKIAASIGFKEAAREANAKILEPLMKVEVEVPEEYMGDVIGDLNRRRGQVNSMSDRSGNKIVDAHVPLSEMFGYSTDLRSSTQGRATYSMEFDHYEEVPRNVSEEIIKKRNG
- a CDS encoding arginyltransferase codes for the protein MNILKEFSINDKCSYLDNLEQTMHYKIIDECSQNKCEDFIERGFRRFGKMYFRPICESCDECKSIKIDVKNFNFSKSQRRVLRKAENLKSIIQKPTLTKSHIELFEKYHLHMKDEKGWEYSPTTAQGYYNSFVSGANEFGYEVLYFDNEKLIGVDLIDILPNGISSIYFYYDPDYKKFALGKLSMYLQIKFAKEANKDWIYMGYYVKDCPSLSYKSHYEPYLTLEGRPNEGDELTWF